The Gallus gallus isolate bGalGal1 chromosome 3, bGalGal1.mat.broiler.GRCg7b, whole genome shotgun sequence genome window below encodes:
- the MTR gene encoding methionine synthase isoform 2 (isoform 2 is encoded by transcript variant 2), with protein sequence MARVGADPPADTQESVEDEIESVLRERIMILDGGMGTMIQQHALSEEDFRGHEFKDHSKPLKGNNDLLSITQPDIICDIHKEYLLAGADIIETNTFSSTRVAQADYGLEHLAYRLNRISAEVARKAADDVTAQTGIKRYVAGSIGPTNRTLSVSPSVERPDYRNITFDELVEAYTEQAKGLLDGGVDVMLVETIFDTANAKAALFALHKLFEEEYAPRPIFVSGTIVDKSGRTLSGQTGEAFVISVSHSKPLCIGLNCALGAVEMRPFIETIGKCTTAYVICYPNAGLPNTFGGYDETPEVTAKHIKNFALDGLVNIVGGCCGTTPAHIRKIAEAVKLCKPRVPPPLCQGYMLLSGLEPFRIGPYTNFVNIGERCNVAGSRKFAKLIMAGNYEIDKKKGS encoded by the exons ATGGCGCGCGTAGGCGCGGACCCGCCGG cagATACCCAGGAAAGTGTAGAAGATGAAATTGAATCAGTTCTGCGGGAGCGCATAATGATTTTGGATGGAGGCATGGGTACCATGATCCAGCAGCACGCTCTGTCAGAAGAAGATTTCCGAGGGCATGAATTTAAAGATCATTCCAAGCCTCTGAAAGGCAATAATGACCTTCTGAGCATAACTCAGCCTGATATAATCTGTGACATACACAAG GAATACTTGCTGGCAGGTGCTGACATCATTGAAACCAACACTTTCAGCAGCACTCGAGTTGCACAAGCTGACTATGGCCTTGAGCATTTG GCATATAGATTAAACAGAATCTCTGCAGAAGTAGCCAGAAAAGCAGCGGATGATGTAACTGCTCAGACAG GAATTAAGAGATATGTTGCTGGATCAATTGGTCCAACAAACAGAACGCTCTCTGTGTCACCATCTGTGGAGAGACCAGATTACAGGAACATAA CTTTTGATGAACTGGTTGAAGCCTATACGGAACAAGCCAAAGGACTTTTGGACGGAGGAGTAGATGTCATGTTAGTAGAAACCATATTTGATACAGCCAATGCCAAG GCAGCTCTTTTTGCACTCCACAAGTTGTTTGAGGAAGAATATGCTCCTCGACCCATATTT GTTTCTGGAACCATCGTAGATAAGAGTGGACGTACCCTCTCTGGCCAGACAGGAGAGGCATTCGTCATTAGTGTTTCACATAGTAAGCCGCTTTG CATTGGCCTAAATTGTGCTTTAGGAGCAGTTGAAATGAGACCATTCATTGAAACAATCGGAAAATGTACAACAGCCTATGTCATCTGTTACCCCAATGCAG gtCTTCCCAATACTTTTGGTGGTTATGATGAAACTCCAGAAGTGACTGCAAAGCACATAAAG AATTTTGCATTGGATGGTTTGGTCAACATAGTTGGAGGTTGCTGTGGTACTACACCGGCACATATCAG GAAAATTGCTGAAGCTGTGAAATTATGTAAGCCTCGTGTTCCACCTCCTCTCTGTCAAGGATATATGCTGCTGTCAG GTCTGGAGCCATTCAGGATTGGGCCATACACCAACTTTGTTAATATTGGCGAACGCTGCAATGTTGCAGGATCACGGAAGTTTGCTAAACTCATCATGGCAGGCAACTATGAA ATTGACAAAAAGAAAGGGAGCTGA
- the MTR gene encoding methionine synthase isoform 3 (isoform 3 is encoded by transcript variant 3): MARVGADPPDTQESVEDEIESVLRERIMILDGGMGTMIQQHALSEEDFRGHEFKDHSKPLKGNNDLLSITQPDIICDIHKEYLLAGADIIETNTFSSTRVAQADYGLEHLAYRLNRISAEVARKAADDVTAQTGIKRYVAGSIGPTNRTLSVSPSVERPDYRNITFDELVEAYTEQAKGLLDGGVDVMLVETIFDTANAKAALFALHKLFEEEYAPRPIFVSGTIVDKSGRTLSGQTGEAFVISVSHSKPLCIGLNCALGAVEMRPFIETIGKCTTAYVICYPNAGLPNTFGGYDETPEVTAKHIKNFALDGLVNIVGGCCGTTPAHIRKIAEAVKLCKPRVPPPLCQGYMLLSGLEPFRIGPYTNFVNIGERCNVAGSRKFAKLIMAGNYEIDKKKGS; the protein is encoded by the exons ATGGCGCGCGTAGGCGCGGACCCGCCGG ATACCCAGGAAAGTGTAGAAGATGAAATTGAATCAGTTCTGCGGGAGCGCATAATGATTTTGGATGGAGGCATGGGTACCATGATCCAGCAGCACGCTCTGTCAGAAGAAGATTTCCGAGGGCATGAATTTAAAGATCATTCCAAGCCTCTGAAAGGCAATAATGACCTTCTGAGCATAACTCAGCCTGATATAATCTGTGACATACACAAG GAATACTTGCTGGCAGGTGCTGACATCATTGAAACCAACACTTTCAGCAGCACTCGAGTTGCACAAGCTGACTATGGCCTTGAGCATTTG GCATATAGATTAAACAGAATCTCTGCAGAAGTAGCCAGAAAAGCAGCGGATGATGTAACTGCTCAGACAG GAATTAAGAGATATGTTGCTGGATCAATTGGTCCAACAAACAGAACGCTCTCTGTGTCACCATCTGTGGAGAGACCAGATTACAGGAACATAA CTTTTGATGAACTGGTTGAAGCCTATACGGAACAAGCCAAAGGACTTTTGGACGGAGGAGTAGATGTCATGTTAGTAGAAACCATATTTGATACAGCCAATGCCAAG GCAGCTCTTTTTGCACTCCACAAGTTGTTTGAGGAAGAATATGCTCCTCGACCCATATTT GTTTCTGGAACCATCGTAGATAAGAGTGGACGTACCCTCTCTGGCCAGACAGGAGAGGCATTCGTCATTAGTGTTTCACATAGTAAGCCGCTTTG CATTGGCCTAAATTGTGCTTTAGGAGCAGTTGAAATGAGACCATTCATTGAAACAATCGGAAAATGTACAACAGCCTATGTCATCTGTTACCCCAATGCAG gtCTTCCCAATACTTTTGGTGGTTATGATGAAACTCCAGAAGTGACTGCAAAGCACATAAAG AATTTTGCATTGGATGGTTTGGTCAACATAGTTGGAGGTTGCTGTGGTACTACACCGGCACATATCAG GAAAATTGCTGAAGCTGTGAAATTATGTAAGCCTCGTGTTCCACCTCCTCTCTGTCAAGGATATATGCTGCTGTCAG GTCTGGAGCCATTCAGGATTGGGCCATACACCAACTTTGTTAATATTGGCGAACGCTGCAATGTTGCAGGATCACGGAAGTTTGCTAAACTCATCATGGCAGGCAACTATGAA ATTGACAAAAAGAAAGGGAGCTGA